The Vibrio sp. SNU_ST1 genome has a segment encoding these proteins:
- a CDS encoding HD-GYP domain-containing protein yields MGSIKITVDRIQPGLHIRLPLKWNEHPFLFNSFKIKDDAQVKIIRHLGIKHVYINLSQSDTAPLPSNHEIEQESDSELRISLETERMWKDKHERIETLSSYRRRVSHCEKEFERSLARMRSVMTKIRNRPIDAVGEVKSLVDDIVEILASDDSVTLHLMNAKADFEDIYFHTLNVSVVALMIGKAKGYNTQQLKALSFAALFHDVGKIKIPAAILRKQSTLTVPEENYLKLHTKYGADIVSGIDDFPESAKKVIVQHHEMNDGSGYPEGLKEEEIDELTKIVSVANAFDNLCHGKAQSQQMIPYLALSHLYKNCKHLYSQDNLSLLVKFMGVYPPGTVVQLSNESIGIVISVNAKHMLYPNVLIYDPSVPRTQAPIIDLFTKEIKIVNAVHPSKLPEQVREYLNPRARLSYFFDNGE; encoded by the coding sequence ATGGGCAGCATAAAGATTACTGTAGATCGCATCCAGCCCGGCCTACATATACGACTCCCCCTAAAATGGAATGAACACCCATTTTTATTCAACAGCTTCAAAATAAAAGATGACGCTCAAGTGAAAATAATTCGGCATCTTGGGATTAAGCATGTCTATATAAATCTAAGTCAAAGCGATACAGCACCTTTACCTTCTAATCACGAGATAGAGCAAGAGTCCGATTCAGAACTACGGATAAGCCTTGAAACTGAAAGGATGTGGAAAGATAAGCATGAACGTATCGAAACCCTAAGCTCTTACCGTCGTAGAGTCAGTCATTGTGAGAAAGAATTCGAGCGCTCGCTTGCTCGAATGCGTTCAGTCATGACAAAAATTCGTAACCGACCTATAGATGCGGTAGGAGAGGTTAAGAGTCTAGTTGATGATATTGTTGAAATACTGGCAAGTGACGATAGCGTTACCTTGCATCTTATGAATGCTAAAGCTGATTTTGAAGACATTTACTTTCATACATTAAATGTCTCTGTCGTTGCGTTAATGATAGGTAAAGCTAAAGGCTACAATACTCAACAATTGAAAGCGCTTTCTTTTGCTGCGTTGTTCCATGATGTAGGAAAGATCAAAATACCAGCTGCAATACTTAGAAAGCAGAGTACGCTGACAGTACCGGAAGAGAATTACTTAAAACTTCATACGAAATATGGTGCTGATATTGTCTCGGGAATTGATGACTTTCCTGAAAGTGCCAAAAAAGTAATCGTTCAACATCATGAAATGAATGATGGCTCTGGTTATCCTGAAGGCTTAAAAGAAGAAGAGATAGATGAACTTACCAAAATAGTTTCAGTGGCTAACGCATTCGATAATCTTTGTCATGGTAAAGCGCAATCTCAACAAATGATCCCATACTTGGCATTGTCCCACTTATATAAGAACTGCAAACATCTATATAGTCAGGATAATTTGAGTCTATTGGTTAAGTTCATGGGAGTCTATCCGCCGGGTACTGTCGTGCAGCTTTCCAATGAATCAATTGGAATCGTGATTTCGGTTAATGCCAAACATATGCTTTATCCGAACGTACTGATCTATGATCCTAGCGTTCCAAGAACCCAAGCCCCGATTATTGACCTATTTACTAAAGAGATAAAAATTGTCAATGCAGTTCATCCAAGCAAGTTACCGGAGCAAGTTAGAGAATATCTAAACCCTAGGGCTCGTTTATCTTACTTTTTTGATAATGGTGAGTAG
- a CDS encoding VOC family protein, translating into MLTVTPYLFFDGRCSEALDFYHKCFGGVVLSKQLFSDAPQVIEGAQPSWVMHAEFEAFGMKLMMSDGVKAKELEGNNLALSLVTEDTATQEKIFEKLKQGGRIMTPLADTFWGARFGKVEDKFGIRWMVHCDSLS; encoded by the coding sequence ATGCTGACAGTAACCCCTTACTTGTTTTTTGATGGTCGTTGTAGTGAAGCGTTAGATTTTTATCATAAATGCTTTGGTGGTGTTGTTTTATCGAAGCAACTCTTTAGTGATGCGCCACAAGTAATAGAGGGTGCACAACCTAGTTGGGTTATGCACGCTGAGTTCGAAGCATTTGGTATGAAGCTTATGATGTCTGATGGCGTTAAAGCTAAAGAACTTGAAGGGAACAATCTGGCACTTTCCTTGGTTACAGAGGATACCGCGACTCAAGAGAAAATTTTTGAGAAGCTTAAACAAGGGGGGCGAATAATGACGCCACTCGCAGATACGTTTTGGGGCGCTAGATTTGGTAAAGTGGAAGATAAGTTCGGTATTCGTTGGATGGTGCATTGTGACTCTTTAAGTTGA
- a CDS encoding RDD family protein, giving the protein MTSTNTLPPAGVMRRFGALFYDALIVIAIEMMAAGIIVALLHALMALGIFNHSGYADVSDFLTNHPIWSPTYTFYLVIVWVYFFVFFWTRAGQTLGMRAWKLRVQNKDGSAITVTQALIRLGTSGFGLANLCVPFDPQKRGFHDIWAKTEVVVLPKAQ; this is encoded by the coding sequence ATGACATCAACAAACACTCTGCCACCAGCAGGGGTAATGCGCCGATTCGGTGCCTTGTTCTATGACGCCCTTATCGTAATCGCCATTGAAATGATGGCGGCCGGCATCATTGTTGCTCTACTGCACGCGCTCATGGCTCTTGGTATTTTTAACCATAGCGGCTACGCCGATGTCAGTGACTTCTTAACCAACCATCCTATTTGGAGCCCGACGTATACTTTTTACTTAGTCATCGTTTGGGTGTACTTCTTTGTGTTCTTCTGGACTAGGGCTGGCCAAACGCTAGGAATGAGGGCTTGGAAACTACGCGTTCAAAACAAAGACGGCTCCGCGATCACAGTAACTCAAGCGCTAATACGCTTAGGTACTTCGGGATTTGGATTAGCAAATTTATGTGTTCCATTCGATCCTCAGAAACGTGGCTTTCACGATATCTGGGCAAAGACCGAAGTCGTTGTGTTACCAAAGGCACAATAA
- the lptG gene encoding LPS export ABC transporter permease LptG: MFKILDLYIGRTIIATTSLVLVTFVGLSGIIKYVEQLRKVGRGTYDLLQALYFVLLSIPRDIEMFFPMAALLGALIGLGMLAASSELVVMQAAGFSKLDIGLSVLKTAIPLMVIVTLLGQWGAPQAQKMARDLRTISVAGGSIISTQSGVWARDANDFIFIVKIDDDKLYGLNMWRYDENKALKTAIYSKEVDYVGDNVWTMRDVEVTSFENEIQVTKESLPTFSWETSLAPDKLAIVTVKPEELSLSGLYDYVSYLKASEQDAARYELALWRKITQPISIAVMMLMALSFIFGPLRSVTMGARILSGVIAGFTFYISSEFFGPISLVYQIPPAFGAIAPSVVFFGIAIMLLRRKL, encoded by the coding sequence GTGTTTAAGATTCTCGATTTATATATAGGCAGAACCATCATCGCGACCACCTCACTGGTATTGGTAACGTTTGTCGGTCTCTCTGGAATTATCAAGTACGTTGAGCAATTGCGGAAGGTAGGTCGTGGTACATATGATCTATTACAAGCGTTGTATTTCGTTTTATTGAGTATTCCTCGTGATATCGAAATGTTCTTCCCAATGGCTGCATTACTTGGTGCATTGATTGGGCTTGGTATGCTTGCTGCGAGTTCTGAGCTTGTGGTTATGCAAGCCGCGGGTTTCTCTAAGTTAGATATTGGTTTATCGGTACTTAAGACTGCGATTCCGTTAATGGTGATAGTGACATTACTTGGGCAGTGGGGAGCTCCGCAAGCGCAGAAGATGGCTCGTGACTTAAGAACCATCTCGGTTGCTGGTGGTAGTATTATCTCTACTCAAAGCGGTGTTTGGGCTCGAGATGCCAATGACTTCATTTTCATTGTTAAAATAGACGATGATAAGCTCTATGGTTTGAACATGTGGCGCTATGATGAGAACAAGGCTCTGAAAACGGCCATATACTCAAAAGAAGTCGATTACGTTGGAGACAACGTTTGGACAATGCGCGATGTTGAGGTCACCTCTTTTGAGAATGAAATTCAGGTCACTAAAGAGAGTTTACCGACTTTCTCTTGGGAAACATCGTTAGCTCCAGACAAACTCGCGATAGTGACGGTGAAACCGGAAGAGCTGTCGTTGAGTGGTTTGTATGATTATGTTTCTTATCTCAAGGCATCGGAGCAAGATGCTGCACGTTATGAGCTAGCGTTGTGGAGAAAAATAACTCAACCTATTTCGATAGCGGTCATGATGTTGATGGCATTATCGTTTATCTTTGGTCCTTTACGTAGCGTGACCATGGGAGCAAGGATTCTCTCTGGTGTGATTGCTGGCTTTACTTTCTATATATCCAGTGAGTTCTTTGGGCCAATCAGCTTGGTTTATCAAATACCACCTGCCTTTGGTGCGATAGCCCCTAGCGTGGTGTTCTTCGGAATTGCCATCATGCTCTTGAGGCGGAAACTATAA
- the lptF gene encoding LPS export ABC transporter permease LptF translates to MIIVRYLIRETIKSQFAIFFVLFLVFLSQKFISVLADASDGDIPASLVLSIVGLNMPAMGLLMLPLSIYIGILLTFGRLYAESEIVVMNATGIGNKFLIQSALYLALITATVAAFNSFWLSPWSQDKVEQMYEEVAAENSVDLLPKGKFARTPDGSSVVFIEGIDGNQLDNVFVSQMRPRDSVLPSVMFSKSGDVKELSDGRQVIVMYDGTRHEGVPSRLDYRVTHFEEYEGLIGQREVEKKGREWEAIPTIDLIGNQDNRAKAELQWRMSLVLCIPLLTMLVVPLSAVNPRQGRFAKIGPAILIYLTYFLAISATKSSIEEGDIPAAIGMWPINALLLFVAIGANFMDSVPVRRLKEKFKNKRLA, encoded by the coding sequence GTGATTATTGTTAGATATTTGATCCGAGAGACAATCAAGAGCCAATTTGCGATATTTTTTGTTCTCTTTCTCGTGTTTCTCAGCCAAAAGTTCATCAGTGTTTTAGCCGACGCCTCTGATGGTGATATTCCAGCAAGCCTTGTATTATCGATCGTGGGGCTAAATATGCCAGCGATGGGGCTCTTGATGCTTCCACTTAGTATCTATATTGGCATTTTGCTGACTTTTGGTCGCCTTTATGCCGAAAGTGAGATTGTGGTGATGAATGCTACGGGTATTGGCAATAAATTCCTTATCCAATCAGCACTTTATCTGGCGTTAATTACCGCAACTGTCGCTGCTTTTAACTCCTTTTGGCTGTCTCCATGGTCACAAGATAAAGTAGAACAAATGTATGAGGAAGTGGCTGCAGAGAACAGCGTCGATTTACTACCCAAAGGCAAATTTGCAAGGACTCCCGATGGTTCTTCTGTTGTGTTTATCGAGGGTATCGATGGTAATCAATTAGACAATGTGTTCGTTTCTCAAATGCGACCTCGTGACTCAGTGCTTCCTAGTGTGATGTTTTCCAAGTCGGGAGACGTAAAAGAATTGAGCGATGGCCGCCAAGTTATTGTGATGTACGATGGTACTCGTCATGAAGGAGTGCCTTCTCGCCTTGATTATAGAGTTACGCACTTTGAAGAGTATGAAGGCTTAATTGGTCAGCGTGAAGTAGAGAAGAAAGGTCGAGAGTGGGAAGCGATTCCAACTATTGATCTTATTGGAAATCAAGATAATCGTGCCAAGGCTGAATTGCAGTGGCGCATGTCACTGGTGTTGTGTATCCCATTGTTGACTATGCTCGTTGTACCGCTGTCAGCAGTTAATCCACGACAAGGTCGTTTTGCAAAAATAGGTCCGGCAATCCTGATTTATCTGACTTACTTCTTAGCAATCAGTGCAACCAAATCTTCAATTGAAGAAGGGGACATTCCTGCTGCAATAGGCATGTGGCCAATCAATGCATTATTATTGTTTGTCGCGATTGGTGCCAACTTTATGGATAGTGTGCCTGTTAGGCGTTTGAAAGAAAAATTCAAGAATAAGAGGTTGGCTTAA
- the pepA gene encoding leucyl aminopeptidase: MEFSVKSGSPEKQRSACIVVGVFEPRRLSPVAEQLDKISDGYISSLLRRGDLEGKPGQMLLLHQVPGVLSERVLLVGCGKERELGERQYKEIIQKTISTLNETGSMEAVCFLTELHVKGRDTYWKVRQAVEATKDGLYTFDQFKSNKPETRRPLRKLVFNVPTRRELSLGEKAISHGLAIASGVKASKDLGNMPPNIANPAYLASQARRLADDYETVKTKIIGEEEMEKLGMTSYLAVGRGSKNESMMSIMEYKGAADPDAKPIVLVGKGLTFDSGGISLKPGEGMDEMKYDMCGAASVFGTMKALAKLNLPINVVGILAGCENMPGSNAYRPGDILTTMSGQTVEVLNTDAEGRLVLCDALTYVERFEPDCVVDVATLTGACVMALGHHISAVLSNHNPLSHELVNASEQASDRAWRMPMADEYHEQLTSPFADMANIGGRPAGTITAACFLSKFAKKYHWAHIDSAGTAWKSGASKGSTGRPVSMLVQFLLNRSGHETEEQSSK; encoded by the coding sequence ATGGAGTTCAGTGTAAAAAGTGGCAGCCCAGAGAAACAGCGCAGCGCATGTATCGTTGTCGGTGTATTCGAACCGCGCCGCCTTTCTCCAGTAGCCGAGCAATTAGATAAGATTAGCGATGGCTATATTAGTTCACTGCTTCGTCGCGGTGATCTAGAGGGTAAACCTGGCCAGATGCTACTACTGCATCAAGTACCCGGTGTACTTTCAGAACGTGTTCTACTTGTAGGGTGTGGTAAAGAGCGTGAGCTAGGCGAGCGTCAATATAAAGAAATTATCCAAAAAACCATCAGCACGCTAAACGAAACGGGTTCTATGGAAGCAGTATGTTTCCTGACTGAACTGCACGTTAAAGGTCGTGATACTTACTGGAAAGTTCGCCAAGCAGTAGAAGCGACTAAAGATGGCCTTTACACTTTTGACCAATTCAAGAGTAATAAACCAGAGACTCGTCGCCCACTACGTAAATTAGTATTCAACGTACCAACTCGTCGTGAATTGAGCCTTGGTGAGAAAGCAATCTCTCACGGTCTTGCGATTGCTTCAGGTGTGAAAGCGTCTAAAGATCTAGGCAACATGCCACCTAACATCGCAAATCCTGCTTACCTTGCTTCTCAAGCTCGTCGCTTGGCCGATGATTACGAGACAGTGAAAACTAAGATCATTGGCGAAGAAGAGATGGAAAAGCTGGGTATGACTTCATACTTAGCGGTAGGCCGTGGTTCTAAGAACGAATCTATGATGTCTATCATGGAATATAAAGGTGCTGCTGACCCAGATGCAAAACCGATTGTTCTAGTCGGTAAAGGTCTTACTTTCGATTCAGGCGGTATTTCGCTTAAGCCTGGTGAAGGTATGGATGAGATGAAGTACGACATGTGTGGTGCGGCTTCTGTATTCGGTACAATGAAGGCACTAGCTAAACTGAACCTACCGATTAATGTAGTTGGTATCCTAGCAGGTTGTGAAAACATGCCAGGCAGCAATGCTTACCGCCCAGGTGATATCCTAACGACCATGTCAGGCCAAACAGTTGAAGTGTTAAACACGGATGCTGAAGGTCGCTTGGTTCTATGTGATGCGCTTACTTACGTTGAACGCTTTGAACCAGACTGTGTTGTCGATGTAGCAACACTCACTGGCGCGTGTGTGATGGCGTTAGGTCACCACATCAGTGCTGTACTGTCTAATCACAACCCACTATCTCACGAGTTAGTGAATGCTTCTGAGCAAGCAAGTGACAGAGCATGGCGCATGCCAATGGCCGATGAATACCATGAGCAACTAACGAGTCCATTTGCAGATATGGCAAATATCGGTGGCCGACCTGCTGGTACAATCACAGCAGCATGTTTCTTATCTAAATTTGCTAAAAAGTACCACTGGGCACACATTGACAGTGCCGGCACAGCTTGGAAGTCAGGCGCATCGAAAGGCTCGACAGGTCGTCCTGTCTCAATGCTTGTCCAATTCTTATTGAACCGCAGCGGCCATGAGACTGAAGAGCAATCTTCAAAATAA
- a CDS encoding DNA polymerase III subunit chi, translated as MQTATFYIVSSDSPQAGEEGFAHYVLFLAQHFAKQGAKLYLNCNDKVHAERIAEVFWQVEPTEFIAHNLVGEGPKYSTNIEIGHQGVKPNWNRQLVINLADNHTTFANAFAQVIDFVPCEEKAKQLARERYKIYRQAGYQLQTIEIQHP; from the coding sequence ATGCAGACTGCAACATTTTACATTGTGTCTTCAGACAGCCCACAAGCCGGCGAAGAGGGTTTTGCTCACTACGTGTTGTTTCTTGCTCAGCATTTTGCAAAACAAGGCGCTAAACTTTATCTCAACTGTAACGATAAAGTTCATGCTGAGCGTATCGCTGAAGTTTTTTGGCAGGTAGAGCCTACTGAATTTATCGCGCACAACTTGGTTGGCGAAGGTCCAAAATATTCAACGAATATTGAGATAGGCCATCAAGGAGTCAAACCTAATTGGAACCGCCAATTGGTAATAAATCTGGCCGATAATCATACAACCTTTGCGAACGCCTTTGCTCAGGTGATAGACTTCGTTCCTTGCGAAGAAAAAGCTAAGCAACTCGCTCGAGAAAGGTATAAAATTTACCGTCAGGCTGGATATCAGCTACAAACTATCGAGATTCAACATCCATAG
- a CDS encoding valine--tRNA ligase gives MEKTYNPTSIEQALYKTWEEKGYFKPHGDTSKEAYSIMIPPPNVTGSLHMGHAFQDTIMDTLIRAQRMKGKNTLWQVGTDHAGIATQMVVERKIAAEEGKTKHDYGREAFIDKIWEWKGESGGTITQQLRRLGASVDWDRERFTMDDGLSAATQEVFVRLYEEDLIYRGKRLVNWDPKLHTAISDLEVENKDKKGFMWHFRYPLANGVKTADGKDYIVVATTRPETMLGDTGVAVNPEDPRYKDLIGKEILLPIVNRLIPIVGDEHADMDKGTGCVKITPAHDFNDYEVGKRHSLPMINILTFNGDIRDAAEIFTTNGEESDVYSTELPAKYQGMERFAARRATVAEFEELGLLEEIKDHDLTVPYGDRGGVVIEPMLTDQWYVRTAPLAAPAVKAVEDGEIQFVPKQYENMYFAWMRDVQDWCISRQLWWGHRIPAWYDNDGKVYVGRTEEEVREKNNLSPVIVLKQDNDVLDTWFSSALWTFGTQGWPEDTEAMKTFHPSEVLVSGFDIIFFWVARMIMMTMHFVKDEDGKAQVPFKTVYMTGLIRDENGDKMSKSKGNVLDPIDMIDGIGLEELVEKRCGNMMQPKLAAKIEKATRKTFEDGIEPYGTDALRFTLAAMASTGRDINWDMKRLEGYRNFCNKLWNASRYVLMNTEEHDCGMSLSVEDRANMEFSLADKWIESQFEVAAKEFNAHLDNYRLDMAANTLYEFIWNQFCDWYLELTKPVLWKGTEAQQQATRYTLITVLEKTLRLAHPVLPYITESIWQSVKPLVDGVEGETIMTQALPQFNEANFNAEIVDDIEWVKTFITAIRNLRAEYDIAPSQGLEVMIKVADEKDAARIEANKIVLTSLAKLDDIKVLADGEATPACATKLVGKSELMIPMAGLIDKDAELARLDKEVAKTHGEIKRIEGKLGNEGFVAKAPEAVIAKEREKLEGYQETLVKLEEQKATIAAL, from the coding sequence ATGGAAAAGACATACAACCCAACATCAATCGAACAAGCTCTGTATAAGACTTGGGAAGAGAAAGGCTACTTTAAGCCACACGGTGACACATCAAAAGAAGCTTACAGCATCATGATCCCGCCACCGAACGTCACTGGTAGCCTACACATGGGTCACGCGTTCCAAGATACGATCATGGATACGCTTATCCGTGCTCAACGTATGAAAGGCAAAAACACGCTTTGGCAAGTGGGTACTGACCACGCTGGTATCGCAACTCAAATGGTTGTTGAGCGTAAGATCGCTGCTGAAGAAGGCAAAACAAAACACGACTACGGCCGTGAAGCTTTCATCGACAAGATCTGGGAATGGAAAGGCGAATCAGGTGGCACGATCACTCAACAACTTCGTCGTCTTGGTGCATCTGTAGACTGGGATCGTGAGCGATTCACTATGGATGATGGCCTATCGGCTGCGACTCAAGAAGTGTTTGTTCGTCTATACGAAGAAGACCTAATCTACCGTGGTAAGCGTCTAGTAAACTGGGATCCTAAACTGCACACTGCAATTTCTGATCTTGAAGTTGAAAACAAAGACAAAAAAGGTTTCATGTGGCACTTCCGCTACCCGCTAGCGAATGGTGTTAAAACCGCTGATGGCAAAGACTACATTGTCGTTGCGACTACGCGTCCTGAAACCATGCTTGGTGATACAGGCGTTGCGGTTAACCCTGAAGATCCTCGCTACAAAGATCTTATCGGTAAAGAAATCCTGCTTCCTATCGTAAATCGTCTTATCCCTATCGTAGGTGATGAGCACGCTGACATGGATAAAGGCACAGGCTGTGTGAAAATTACGCCAGCTCATGACTTTAACGATTACGAAGTGGGCAAGCGCCATAGCCTACCAATGATCAACATCCTAACGTTCAACGGTGATATCCGTGATGCGGCAGAAATCTTCACAACTAACGGTGAAGAAAGCGATGTGTACTCAACAGAGCTTCCAGCAAAATACCAAGGTATGGAGCGTTTTGCAGCTCGTCGTGCAACGGTTGCTGAGTTTGAAGAGCTAGGCTTACTTGAAGAAATCAAAGATCACGACCTAACTGTTCCTTACGGTGACCGTGGTGGCGTGGTTATCGAACCAATGCTAACGGACCAATGGTACGTACGTACAGCGCCTCTTGCTGCTCCTGCTGTTAAAGCCGTTGAAGATGGTGAGATCCAATTCGTGCCTAAGCAGTACGAAAACATGTACTTCGCGTGGATGCGTGACGTGCAAGACTGGTGTATCTCTCGTCAACTTTGGTGGGGTCACCGTATCCCAGCCTGGTACGACAATGATGGTAAAGTTTACGTAGGTCGCACTGAAGAAGAAGTTCGTGAAAAGAACAACCTTTCACCGGTAATTGTTCTTAAGCAAGACAACGACGTTCTTGATACATGGTTCTCTTCTGCACTTTGGACGTTCGGCACACAAGGCTGGCCTGAAGATACTGAAGCAATGAAAACATTCCACCCATCAGAAGTACTAGTATCTGGTTTTGATATTATCTTCTTCTGGGTTGCTCGTATGATCATGATGACTATGCACTTCGTGAAAGACGAAGATGGCAAGGCTCAAGTACCTTTCAAAACAGTTTACATGACGGGCCTTATCCGTGATGAAAACGGCGACAAGATGTCTAAGTCGAAAGGTAACGTACTTGACCCTATCGATATGATTGACGGCATCGGCCTTGAAGAGCTAGTAGAGAAGCGTTGCGGCAACATGATGCAACCGAAACTGGCTGCTAAGATCGAAAAAGCTACACGTAAAACTTTCGAAGATGGTATCGAACCATACGGTACTGATGCACTGCGTTTCACTCTTGCTGCTATGGCTTCAACTGGCCGTGACATCAACTGGGACATGAAGCGTCTTGAAGGTTACCGTAACTTCTGTAACAAGCTATGGAACGCAAGCCGTTACGTACTGATGAACACAGAAGAGCACGATTGTGGCATGTCACTATCTGTTGAAGACCGTGCAAACATGGAATTCTCTCTAGCGGATAAGTGGATTGAATCTCAGTTTGAAGTTGCAGCGAAAGAGTTTAATGCTCACCTAGACAACTACCGTCTAGACATGGCAGCAAACACGCTTTACGAATTCATCTGGAACCAATTCTGTGACTGGTACCTAGAGCTAACTAAACCTGTTCTTTGGAAAGGTACTGAAGCTCAACAACAAGCGACTCGTTACACGCTTATTACGGTTCTTGAGAAGACTCTGCGTCTTGCACACCCTGTTCTTCCTTACATCACTGAATCTATCTGGCAAAGCGTTAAGCCGCTAGTAGACGGCGTTGAAGGCGAGACCATTATGACTCAAGCGCTTCCTCAGTTTAATGAAGCTAACTTCAATGCTGAGATCGTTGACGACATCGAGTGGGTTAAAACTTTCATTACCGCTATCCGTAACCTACGTGCGGAATACGACATTGCACCAAGCCAAGGCTTAGAAGTAATGATCAAAGTCGCTGATGAGAAAGATGCCGCTCGTATCGAAGCAAACAAGATCGTTCTGACCTCTCTAGCTAAGCTAGACGATATTAAAGTTCTAGCAGACGGCGAAGCAACTCCAGCTTGTGCAACTAAGTTAGTTGGCAAATCTGAGCTGATGATCCCAATGGCGGGTCTTATCGACAAAGATGCTGAGCTTGCTCGTCTAGATAAAGAAGTAGCGAAGACTCACGGTGAGATTAAGCGTATCGAAGGTAAGCTAGGTAACGAAGGTTTCGTTGCTAAAGCGCCAGAAGCGGTTATCGCGAAAGAGCGTGAAAAGCTTGAAGGCTACCAAGAGACTCTTGTGAAGCTTGAAGAGCAAAAAGCAACAATTGCTGCATTGTAA
- a CDS encoding M48 family metallopeptidase, with protein sequence MLLGLAHPPRSSERCEAKLDTSLDGMLVLYVGEQRIPAGLERVEVSVGVGSTPSKITFPDGWLFVAQPCDELTTFLKQHNQYDWVGKLEKNALALVICSVVILSLTVGTFTHGIPWMTERVVAYLPEPVSKMVEERVLVSLDKQLFEPSELALSRQGKIRQRFEGHLRELGIDGKVRLLFRSSDLGVNAFALSHNTIIVLDDLVKLMETQQQLDGILFHELGHLEHQHVMKSIVRSSLLSLSVALLTGESSGVIDNLAGIGVFVANNGQSQQAEREADRYAEDSMWLIHGTNKPMSEMFELLQGSSDHMTELPAWLRTHPELTERIDLLKSVQ encoded by the coding sequence ATGTTATTGGGATTGGCTCACCCGCCTCGCAGCTCTGAACGCTGTGAGGCAAAGCTTGATACTTCATTGGATGGTATGTTGGTGCTTTATGTCGGAGAGCAACGTATACCTGCAGGGCTTGAGAGGGTCGAGGTCAGTGTTGGTGTTGGTTCAACGCCAAGTAAAATTACTTTTCCTGATGGTTGGCTTTTTGTCGCTCAACCTTGTGATGAACTAACGACATTTTTAAAGCAGCATAACCAGTATGATTGGGTCGGAAAGTTAGAAAAGAACGCACTAGCGCTCGTAATCTGCAGCGTAGTCATACTTTCCTTGACGGTTGGAACATTTACTCATGGTATTCCGTGGATGACTGAGCGTGTTGTCGCTTATCTTCCTGAACCGGTCTCAAAAATGGTAGAAGAGCGAGTTTTAGTTTCTCTGGACAAGCAATTATTTGAGCCGTCTGAATTAGCTTTGTCTCGTCAGGGCAAAATTCGGCAGCGATTTGAAGGACATTTAAGAGAGCTTGGTATTGATGGAAAGGTTCGTTTACTATTTCGCTCTTCCGATTTAGGAGTAAATGCTTTTGCGTTAAGCCATAACACCATTATTGTGCTCGATGACTTGGTAAAGCTCATGGAAACCCAGCAGCAATTGGATGGTATTTTGTTTCATGAATTGGGGCATTTAGAGCATCAGCATGTCATGAAAAGCATTGTGCGTTCGAGCTTGCTCTCGCTCTCTGTCGCATTGTTGACCGGAGAGAGTTCCGGAGTGATTGATAACTTAGCGGGAATTGGTGTATTTGTTGCTAACAATGGTCAGTCACAGCAAGCGGAACGCGAAGCTGATAGGTATGCTGAGGACTCGATGTGGTTGATACATGGTACCAACAAGCCAATGAGTGAGATGTTTGAATTGTTGCAAGGAAGCTCTGACCATATGACTGAGTTGCCAGCTTGGTTAAGGACTCATCCTGAGTTAACAGAGCGTATTGATTTACTGAAAAGTGTTCAATAG